The Legionella jordanis genomic sequence GGGATAATTCGGCCACAGGATGTAAAACCCGATAACAGCATCACTTCTGATCGCATTGCGAATGCGAGAATTGCTTATGGTGGAACTGGACAAATTAATAACGCAAATGCTCAGGGCTGGTTTGCACGATTTGTTTGGGGACCGTTTTTCCCAGTTTGATGCGGTTTGGCTGGTAGGACTTAAAGGACAATTGCATGCGCAAAGCTTATTTGTATTTATTCATGTGTTTACTAGCTGCTTTTGGCTTGGGCCATGCTGAGCGCATTAAAGACATCGCCACTTTAGCAGGTGTGCGTACCAACCAATTGGTCGGTTATGGATTGGTTGTTGGTTTAGATGGTACAGGGGATCGAACGGGCACCCGATTTACTGAGCAAACGTTCGCCAACATGTTGATTCAACTTGGCGTCAATATACCGCCAGGAACCAAATTAAATTCCAAAAATATTGCAGCCGTTATGGTGACTGCCAATCTGAGTACCTTTATGAAGAAAGGACAAACCATGGATGTGAATCTGTCTTCCATCGGTGATTCAAAAAGCCTGCGGGGAGGTACTTTATTAATGACACCATTAAAGGGTGCTGATGGAAAGGTGTATGCCATTGCGCAGGGGAATGTGACGGTTGTTGGATTGGGTGTTAGCGGAGCTGATGGGTCAAGCGTTACAGTTAATGTGCCCAGTGGAGGGCGAGTTCCAAATGGAGCAACTGTTGAGGTGGATATTCCTAACCCGTTCTATTTTTCCCCAACACTAACCTACAATTTACATAGTCCAGATTTTACGACCGCAAAACGAATGAGCGATGCCATTAATGAATTAATGGGACCTGGGACAGCCCGTCCAATCGATGCCGCCTCGATTGAGGTCACGGCACCAAAATCTTCTGCTCGGCGGGTTGATTATGTTTCTGTATTGGAAAATATTGAATTTATCCCGGCCGATGCCCCTGCAAAAATCATTGTTAACGCCCGAACTGGGACAGTCGTTATCAATCAAAAAGTCATTGTTAAGCCAGCAGCTGTATCTCATGGGAATTTAGTCGTAACGATTAGCGAAAATCCGATCATCAGCCAGCCTAATCCATTTGCAAATGGACGGACTGTTGTTGTCCCAGATAGCCAAATCAATGTCGAACAGAAGAATAAACGCACTTTCCTGTTTGCTGGGGCTTCCCTCAAAGACATTATCAAAGCCATTAATGCAGTGGGTGCAACTCCAGGAGACTTAGTCGCAATTCTTGAAGCCTTAGAACAGGCTGGTGCACTTAATGCAACAATAATCACTATTTAGTCAGGATGAATTATGGAAGGGATAGCAATTGGTGACTTTAAAGGATTACAAGAGTTAAAACGTCAGTCGCAGACGGACAGTCAAAAAGCTTTGCCCGAGGTTGCAAAACAATTTGAAGCTATTTTCCTGCAATCCATGCTAAAGAGCATGCGATTGGGCGGTGAGCATCTTCTAGAAGACGGCAATCCGCTAAAATCCAATTCACAAGACGGTTTCCAGGACATGTTAGATGGCCAATATGCCAGTAATCTTGCTCACGGACAAGGTATTGGTTTAGCGACAATGCTTACCAAGGAATTAAAATCGGCGGAAGCTGGTAAAAATCCTGATAAGCTGGCAGTTAATGGCATAGACCAGTCCCTGTTAACCAGTCGTGCCGCACCGCGATTAAGAGAGGATTTCAACTCAATCAAACGAAACAGCTCCCCGGCCAGTGAGACGACCATTGATGAATTTGTAAAATCATTATGGCCTTATGCGCAGCAGGCGGCTGGTTTATTAGGTTTAGACCCTAAAATTTTGTTGGCGCAAGCGGCTCTGGAAACAGGCTGGGGACAGTTTGTAAGCAAGGACAATGATGGCAGCAGCAATAATTTCTTTAACATAAAAGCGACCAGCGCAAATGAAAATGCAGTTAAAGTAAGTACCACGGAATTCATTGCTGATACGCCAGTTAAATTAAATGCCTCCTTTCGGAGGTATTCCTCTGTGGAGCATAGTTTTAATGACTACGTGGCTCTAATTCGTGGAAACAGCCGTTATGAAACCGCATTGGCCAATAGCCAGGATCCAGAACGCTTCGTCACTGAGCTTCACCGGGCAGGTTATGCGACTGATCCAGAATATAGTGCAAAAATATTAGCTATATATCACGGGGAAGAATTGCAGCAGGCGCTGGCAAGAAATGGATTGCCCAACATCTAGCTTCATGGGCGGGGAAGACGAGTTAATCATAGGGAGTGTAGAGTATGTCTGGAATCTTAAACATAGCCTCGCTAAGCCTGAATGCCTTTCAGACGGCATTTCAAATCATAGGCAACAACATTGCCAATGCACATAACAGTGGTTATTCAAGACAAACTATAGAATTTGCCCCTACGCCGGCTTATAAGTACGCGGGATCCTTTATTGGCACTGGTGTAATGGTCTCCAACGTCAAGCGCAATTTTGACCAGTTTGCCACCCAACAAGTGCGTGAGACGTTAACCTCAAAAACCGAATACGACACCTTTTATCAACAAGCCTTACAAATCGATAAACTTCTCTCGCAAGAAGGGACGAGCGTTTCTGCCAGTTTGCAGAATTTCTTCAATGCATTGGCGCAGTTGAATCAAGCCCCAGACAGTGTGGCGTCTCGAGACGTAGCCATTAAGCAAAGTGAGTTGTTGGTTGATCAATTTAACACCATGCAACTTAGGCTTGATGAATACCAAAGCAATAGTGGCGCCCAAATTCAAGAAGCCATTAGTCACATTAATCAAATCACCGCAAACATCGCTGATGTGAATAAACAATTGAGCAGTATGCCTGGTGCTCCGGAATTATTAGACAAACGGGATGAGCTGCTGCGTGAATTATCTCAATACACCAATGTAACGGTTATCGATCAGGGCACTACAGGAATTAGTGTCGCCATTGGTACGGGTGAGATGCTGGTGATGGGGAGTGAACACAGGAATTTAGCAATTAAAACCGATGCGACTGATCAATTAGGGACAAAAATAGTAATCGATAATGGTTCCGGACAAATTGAAATCACTGCAAATTTAAAGTCCGGCATGCTTGGAGGATTGCTCCATTTCCAACAGGACGTTCTTGGGCAAGCGAGCCAACTCCTGGGCCAATTAGCCATTGGTTTAGCTTCAACGTTTAACGCTCAGCATCGATTAGGCATGGATATGAACAGTCAGCTGGGAAAAGATTTTTTTACCGATTTCAATCAAATGTCCTTCCAGTTGGCGCGTTCTATCCCTGCCACATCCAATACAGGAACTGCGACACTTGCTGTACAAATTTCTGACATTGGTCAGACCAAGCTCAGCGATTATGAACTTCTGGTTACGGATGCAGCAACCAATGAAGTGAGAGTCATTCGTAAATCGGATGGACAATCGACTGTTTTAAACTGGACGGATACTCCCCCCGCACCGCCTGCGGGGCAAATTGTTATCGATGGAATGACCATCACCGTTGATAATGTAGCCAATTTAAATAATGATGATCATTTCAACCTAACACCAACCCGAGGCGCTGCCCGCGATTTGGCCTTGAAAATCAGTGATGCTAGGGAAATCGCCTTTGCCTCACCCATACGTACTCTGGGCGCATCCAGTAATACAGGTACTGGGCAGATTAGTTTAGGTGATGTTTTTAATACCACAAGCGTAGCGAAGGATTTTCGCATAGATTTTATATCTGACACGCAGTTTAATCTGGTGAATGTCACCGATGGCATAACCACAGGACCGATCACGTTTACCCCGAATTCTGACAACAGCTTATTGATTCCGGATTCGGTAAATCCATCTTATTCAGTTACCCTTTCCGGTGCACCTAAGGCTGGAGATAGTTTCACGGCATCTTACAACAGCGGTGGCATCGGTGATAACCGCAATGGCCTGAAATTAGGGGCTTTGCAGCAAAATAAATTATTTGAGGGAGGCACAGAAAGTTTATTTGACCGCTACTCCAACCTCATTGCACAGGTCGGTGGAAAAACTTATCAAGCTAAACTTCGTAGTGATGCGGCCGATATATTGTACCAACAAGCAGTCGATTTTAGAGACAGTAAAAGCGCGGTTAATTTGGATGAAGAGGCAACCCT encodes the following:
- the flgJ gene encoding flagellar assembly peptidoglycan hydrolase FlgJ yields the protein MEGIAIGDFKGLQELKRQSQTDSQKALPEVAKQFEAIFLQSMLKSMRLGGEHLLEDGNPLKSNSQDGFQDMLDGQYASNLAHGQGIGLATMLTKELKSAEAGKNPDKLAVNGIDQSLLTSRAAPRLREDFNSIKRNSSPASETTIDEFVKSLWPYAQQAAGLLGLDPKILLAQAALETGWGQFVSKDNDGSSNNFFNIKATSANENAVKVSTTEFIADTPVKLNASFRRYSSVEHSFNDYVALIRGNSRYETALANSQDPERFVTELHRAGYATDPEYSAKILAIYHGEELQQALARNGLPNI
- a CDS encoding flagellar basal body P-ring protein FlgI gives rise to the protein MRKAYLYLFMCLLAAFGLGHAERIKDIATLAGVRTNQLVGYGLVVGLDGTGDRTGTRFTEQTFANMLIQLGVNIPPGTKLNSKNIAAVMVTANLSTFMKKGQTMDVNLSSIGDSKSLRGGTLLMTPLKGADGKVYAIAQGNVTVVGLGVSGADGSSVTVNVPSGGRVPNGATVEVDIPNPFYFSPTLTYNLHSPDFTTAKRMSDAINELMGPGTARPIDAASIEVTAPKSSARRVDYVSVLENIEFIPADAPAKIIVNARTGTVVINQKVIVKPAAVSHGNLVVTISENPIISQPNPFANGRTVVVPDSQINVEQKNKRTFLFAGASLKDIIKAINAVGATPGDLVAILEALEQAGALNATIITI
- the flgK gene encoding flagellar hook-associated protein FlgK, coding for MSGILNIASLSLNAFQTAFQIIGNNIANAHNSGYSRQTIEFAPTPAYKYAGSFIGTGVMVSNVKRNFDQFATQQVRETLTSKTEYDTFYQQALQIDKLLSQEGTSVSASLQNFFNALAQLNQAPDSVASRDVAIKQSELLVDQFNTMQLRLDEYQSNSGAQIQEAISHINQITANIADVNKQLSSMPGAPELLDKRDELLRELSQYTNVTVIDQGTTGISVAIGTGEMLVMGSEHRNLAIKTDATDQLGTKIVIDNGSGQIEITANLKSGMLGGLLHFQQDVLGQASQLLGQLAIGLASTFNAQHRLGMDMNSQLGKDFFTDFNQMSFQLARSIPATSNTGTATLAVQISDIGQTKLSDYELLVTDAATNEVRVIRKSDGQSTVLNWTDTPPAPPAGQIVIDGMTITVDNVANLNNDDHFNLTPTRGAARDLALKISDAREIAFASPIRTLGASSNTGTGQISLGDVFNTTSVAKDFRIDFISDTQFNLVNVTDGITTGPITFTPNSDNSLLIPDSVNPSYSVTLSGAPKAGDSFTASYNSGGIGDNRNGLKLGALQQNKLFEGGTESLFDRYSNLIAQVGGKTYQAKLRSDAADILYQQAVDFRDSKSAVNLDEEATLLLKFKEAYQAASKVMAISGQIMDVLFDAMR